The genomic stretch CAAGCTGCCACGCTGAACAATTTAGGATTGGAATTTTATAAAAACAATCAGATAAATTCAGTTGATTTTGAGATGATGTCTAGACTCATTAGAATGCAGTCTGTTTCAAAAATTATTGATACAAAAATGGAAAAGCTTATGGATTTTATGTATCCAAACCTTTTTGATGATTCTGAAAAGAGTAAAAAGTTAGTTATTCTTTACTTAAATAATGCATTAAACAGTGAAATTCAGCTAATGCATTTATATGAAGATTTTATCGATGAATATATTGAAAATGAACATAATGATTAATAAAAACTACACACAACAATGTATATAAAAAATTGCCGAAATAGTAGTGAATTCAAGGTTTGTAGCTCGTCTAAACATCATCGTAAATTGAAAGATTTGAGCATCGAAATCGGCAACTTTTCATATACTCACCGTTCAGTCGCATTCTCCCATTCGGTCGATTAAAATCCCTTCGTGCTCCGCACTCCCGGTATTTTAAGAATGCGACTAAATGCCTAATTGCTTAACTTACATACCATAACCCGACCGATGGTCGGCATTGAGCAAAACACAACGGAACAAACGTTAAACGCAATTTGGATCCGCTCTTGCGGGCTTTACAGCCTGCCTGAGCAAGCTCGGCAGTCTACGCCCTCAGTTCGGAACTTCGTTTAGCGAGGCATTAGCGTGCATTAAAAAAGTCTTCCACTATTATGATTTAGCTATCTTTGAATACATCGATTTTGGATAGAAACTCACATATCGAATTGTACCAAGCAGATTCGGGGGAAACAAAGATATCTGTAAAACTTGAGGATGATACAGTATGGCTTAGCCTGAATCAAATGTCAGACTTATTCCAGCGGGATAAGTCGGTGGTTTCAAGACATATAGGGAATGTATTCAAGGAGGAAGAGCTGGTTCGTGAGGCAACTGTTGCAAAATATGCAACAGTTCAGATTGAAGGAGGCAGAGAGGTAGAAAGAGCAATTGAATACTTCAACCTAGACGTGATCATTTCCGTTGGCTACAGGATTAAGTCGCAAAGAGGCACCCAATTCAGGATATGGGCGAATAAAGTGTTAAAGGAATATTTGGTTAAGGGATTCACTATTAATGAACAGCGATTATCCCAGGAAGTACAACAACTGAAGAATCTTCAGGAATCAGTAAAACTGCATGGGAAAGTATTAGAATTTAAGGAGCTGACTTCAGATGAAAGTGCTGGATTGCTCTTTTAAAAACCTTAGGTGCAAAAAGGACTACGTTTCCCTATTTGGAAAAGGTATATCCTAAACTGGTAGTTGGTGGAACAAGTGG from Bacteroidota bacterium encodes the following:
- the rhuM gene encoding RhuM family protein → MDRNSHIELYQADSGETKISVKLEDDTVWLSLNQMSDLFQRDKSVVSRHIGNVFKEEELVREATVAKYATVQIEGGREVERAIEYFNLDVIISVGYRIKSQRGTQFRIWANKVLKEYLVKGFTINEQRLSQEVQQLKNLQESVKLHGKVLEFKELTSDESAGLLF